The proteins below come from a single Triticum aestivum cultivar Chinese Spring chromosome 5D, IWGSC CS RefSeq v2.1, whole genome shotgun sequence genomic window:
- the LOC123123373 gene encoding uncharacterized protein — protein MEEGSCVQPGHPDGIIKKGVSSAGRPTPSSFPFSSRYCQQLISVCEARHSPRGCQFTIYSFFDDLTASIVTYYAEQRPSSGYVTFGTTNDTVPAKIRITKRNIARDPWAIGSVPMPPAVPVLRAIKDCLAVSSTFVLERKWIMHPKPRLILLDGIEIQQQLSGKEQLSHEMCAAIFRRLSQMDKTYSKDTLTMFWRKFLEPDFATAVLSNADPLTIQSIRATFTEENENFSPASSRMWHIPALLPDGWAVYAFDMARRRILVLDPAIGPFGLAIEGSTCTHMCLTCFTLHSSDASNLYMIPGTAVPENGPVHFL, from the exons ATGGAAGAGGGGAGTTGTGTTCAGCCCGGCCATCCAGACGGAATCATCAAAAAAGGTGTGTCTTCGGCTGGACGACCCACTCCAAGCAGTTTCCCATTCAGCAGTAGATACTGTCAACAACTCATCTCTGTCTGCGAAGCAAGACACTCGCCGAGAGGTTGCCAATTTACGATTTATTCATTCTTTGATGACCTGACTGCTAGCATAGTCACGTACTATGCCGAGCAACGACCGAGCTCTGGATATGTTACATTCGGAACTACAAACGACACCGTGCCAGCCAAAATTCGGATAACAAAGCGCAACATCGCCCGCGACCCATGGGCAATCGGTTCAGTTCCGATGCCGCCGGCAGTCCCAGTCCTTAGAGCCATAAAAGATTGTTTGGCTGTGTCATCCACGTTCGTCCTTGAAAG GAAATGGATTATGCATCCAAAACCAAGACTCATACTGCTCGACGGCATTGAAATCCAACAACAACTATCAGGAAAAGAACAGCTTAGTCATGAGATGTGTGCTGCTATTTTTAGGAGGCTTTCACAGATGGACAAGACCTATTCGAAGGACACTTTGACTATGTTTTGGAGGAAGTTTCTTGAGCCTGATTTTGCC ACCGCAGTTTTATCCAATGCCGATCCATTGACCATCCAGTCGATCCGTGCAACATTCACAGAAGAAAACGAAAATTTCAGCCCAGCCTCTAGTCGGATG TGGCATATACCTGCACTCCTACCGGACGGATGGGCCGTCTACGCATTCGACATGGCCAGGCGAAGGATTTTAGTACTAGACCCGGCCATCGGCCCATTTGGTTTAGCAATAGAAGGATCAACATGCACACATATGTGTCTGACCTGCTTCACGCTGCACTCTTCAGATGCATCCAATCTTTATATGATTCCTGGCACTGCAGTTCCGGAGAATGGACCCGTGCATTTCCTGTGA
- the LOC123123371 gene encoding uncharacterized protein isoform X4, whose translation MVMVDRKRKAKATDDIAPRATRQKTMHEMLATSSPCNLTGPDIPSGLVDTSMYYVMTEDHVMQPLIDEAGAADEGSHAKYIAKYTPIGNKRLTLPGVEGSPDPTPNLLAVVHPDAYLSPELDYGYSPFELELNQFQYPDHVCLGFYDNVEYLCCITSLGCVWYESSHPTPLKLDGNKIKYQFSLKGMEAWVRGFNEREIKMMDMVGLPVWRGFVSPNVPLHFENILDPEGAAVLRMLLSSRSIGY comes from the exons ATGGTGATGGTTGACCGCAAGCGGAAGGCAAAAGCAACTGATG ACATAGCTCCTAGGGCCACTCGTCAGAAAACCATGCACGAGATGCTCGCTACTTCATCTCCATGCAACCTCACTGGGCCTGATATACCAAGTGGATTAGTTGACACGTCTATGTACTATGTGATGACTGAAG ATCATGTGATGCAACCGCTTATTGATGAAGCTGGTGCTGCCGACGAGGGTTCGCATGCAAAATACATTGCTAAGTACACTCCGATCGGCAACAAAAGGCTTACTCTCCCTGGGGTTGAGGGAAGCCCTGATCCGACTCCTAATCTACTTG CTGTAGTTCATCCAGATGCATACCTGAGTCCAGAACTAGACTACGGTTACTCGCCTTTCGAGCTTGAGCTAAATCAGTTTCAGTACCCTGATCATGTTTGCCTTGGGTTCTACGACAATGTGGAGTATCTCTGTTGCATTACTTCTCTTGGATG TGTTTGGTATGAAAGCTCACACCCCACACCTTTGAAACTTGATGGCAACAAGATAAAGTACCAGTTCAGTCTCAAAGGGATGGAGGCTTGGGTACGTGGATTCAATGAGAGAGAGATTAAGATGATGGATATGGTTGGATTACCAGTTTGGAGGGGTTTTGTATCTCCTAATGTGCCG TTGCACTTTGAGAACATCTTGGACCCGGAGGGGGCTGCTGTGCTGCGGATGCTGCTTTCTTCTAGGAGCATTGGATATTAG
- the LOC123123371 gene encoding uncharacterized protein isoform X3 produces MRDALLQLLLKQIKGNLPIVDEGTSTGVIATAAAAFGEAHVDSEPEDKPMVMVDRKRKAKATDDIAPRATRQKTMHEMLATSSPCNLTGPDIPSGLVDTSMYYVMTEDHVMQPLIDEAGAADEGSHAKYIAKYTPIGNKRLTLPGVEGSPDPTPNLLAVVHPDAYLSPELDYGYSPFELELNQFQYPDHVCLGFYDNVEYLCCITSLGCVWYESSHPTPLKLDGNKIKYQFSLKGMEAWVRGFNEREIKMMDMVGLPVWRGFVSPNVPLHFENILDPEGAAVLRMLLSSRSIGY; encoded by the exons ATGAGGGACGCTTTGCTACAGCTGCTGCTCAAGCAGATAAAAGGGAATCTTCCGATCGTTGATGAAGGCACATCAACTGGAGTGATTGCCACTGCAG CTGCTGCATTTGGAGAAGCACATGTTGATAGTGAGCCAGAGGACAAACCAATGGTGATGGTTGACCGCAAGCGGAAGGCAAAAGCAACTGATG ACATAGCTCCTAGGGCCACTCGTCAGAAAACCATGCACGAGATGCTCGCTACTTCATCTCCATGCAACCTCACTGGGCCTGATATACCAAGTGGATTAGTTGACACGTCTATGTACTATGTGATGACTGAAG ATCATGTGATGCAACCGCTTATTGATGAAGCTGGTGCTGCCGACGAGGGTTCGCATGCAAAATACATTGCTAAGTACACTCCGATCGGCAACAAAAGGCTTACTCTCCCTGGGGTTGAGGGAAGCCCTGATCCGACTCCTAATCTACTTG CTGTAGTTCATCCAGATGCATACCTGAGTCCAGAACTAGACTACGGTTACTCGCCTTTCGAGCTTGAGCTAAATCAGTTTCAGTACCCTGATCATGTTTGCCTTGGGTTCTACGACAATGTGGAGTATCTCTGTTGCATTACTTCTCTTGGATG TGTTTGGTATGAAAGCTCACACCCCACACCTTTGAAACTTGATGGCAACAAGATAAAGTACCAGTTCAGTCTCAAAGGGATGGAGGCTTGGGTACGTGGATTCAATGAGAGAGAGATTAAGATGATGGATATGGTTGGATTACCAGTTTGGAGGGGTTTTGTATCTCCTAATGTGCCG TTGCACTTTGAGAACATCTTGGACCCGGAGGGGGCTGCTGTGCTGCGGATGCTGCTTTCTTCTAGGAGCATTGGATATTAG
- the LOC123123372 gene encoding uncharacterized protein, which produces MSTSSASSSSRARRCFSGPMRSPIRYREGPLDYEPFTPCDCREKPKAAMWISWSDENPGRRYKTCYRSRRGGCEFYEWHDNPIADPFLKQLVIDLRDQVWLFERRNAALQDATRTAETEAANLSRQLSEAMESAMDSRAKMMVARVACGDVARQSGDNARVLGKNYLKNSMWVFAIALAIYMLIIVW; this is translated from the exons ATGTcgacctcctctgcttcctcttcctCCAGGGCTCGTAGATGTTTTTCTGGACCAATGAGGTCTCCCATTAGATACAGAGAGGGGCCGCTGGACTACGAGCCATTCACACCATGTGATTGCCGTGAGAAGCCAAAAGCAGCCATGTGGATCTCATGGAGCGACGAGAATCCAGGTAGAAGATACAAGACATGTTACCGCTCGAGG AGGGGAGGTTGTGAGTTCTACGAGTGGCACGACAATCCGATCGCAGATCCTTTCCTCAAACAGCTGGTTATCGATCTTAGGGACCAAGTGTGGTTATTTGAGAGGAGGAACGCTGCTCTGCAAGATGCTACGAGGACAGCAGAAACTGAAGCGGCAAATCTATCTCGACAACTTTCAGAAGCTATGGAGTCGGCCATGGACAGCCGTGCCAAAATGATGGTGGCTCGTGTGGCTTGTGGTGATGTTGCTAGACAGTCTGGTGACAATGCTCGCGTTTTGGGCAAGAACTACCTTAAGAATTCTATGTGGGTGTTTGCTATAGCTCTTGCAATCTACATGCTGATAATTGTTTGGTAA